One Betta splendens chromosome 16, fBetSpl5.4, whole genome shotgun sequence genomic window carries:
- the eaf1 gene encoding ELL-associated factor 1 isoform X2, protein MNGSTNPLLDKEEHVLKLGESFEKRPKSSFHTIRYDFKPASIDTSCEGELQVGKGDEVTITLPHIPGSTPPMTVFKGNKRPYQKDCVLIINHDTGEFVLEKLSSSIQVKKTRAEGSSKIQARIEQQSVRSSQASSQFRAPTKPGAGVKTSPSPSKDNPSPEPQLDDIKRELRAEVDMIEQMSSSGSSSSSDSASASGSGDDSSSDGEHDAPRMSQTSPSRLPVANGGAERQQGNNQLMNTLRNDLQLSESGSDSDDD, encoded by the exons ATGAACGGAAGCACGAATCCGCTGCTGGACAAAGAGGAGCACGTTCTGAAGCTCGGGGAGAGCTTTGAGAAGAGGCCAAAATCTTCCTTTCACACCATCAGAT atgatTTCAAACCAGCATCCATTGATACAAGCTGCGAGGGAGAGCTTCAAGTTGGCAAAGGAGATGAAGTTACCATAACATTACCTCACATTCCG GGCTCCACACCTCCTATGACAGTATTTAAAGGAAACAAGCGGCCGTACCAGAAGGACTGTGTGCTCATTATTAACCACGACACCGGGGAGTTTGTGCTGgagaagctgagcagcagcatccaggTCAAGAAAACCAG GGCTGAGGGAAGCAGTAAGATCCAGGCCCGGATCGAGCAGCAGTCGGTCCGATCCAGCCAGGCCAGCTCACAGTTCAGGGCTCCAACGAAGCCTGGAGCTGGAGTCAAGACTTCTCCATCTCCGTCCAAGGATAACCCATCCCCAGAGCCGCAGCTTGATGACATCAAGAGAG AGCTGCGAGCAGAGGTGGATATGATTgagcagatgagcagcagcggcagcagcagctcttctgACTCGGCCAGCGCCTCAGGGAGCGGCgatgacagcagcagtgacggCGAGCACGACGCCCCACGTATGAGCCAGACCTCCCCCAGCCGCCTTCCTGTGGCCAACGGAGGAGCCGAGCGGCAGCAGGGCAACAATCAGCTCATGAACACACTCC GAAACGACCTTCAGCTTAGTGAGTCTGGCAGCGACAGCGACGACGACTGA
- the mettl6 gene encoding tRNA N(3)-methylcytidine methyltransferase METTL6 — MALSRNVPNKEQDVDVKDGDAPRVPRQSCTSTARVLTQEELDRLRSDRALVSEFKQVKLEKEAQRNWDLFYKRNTTNFFKDRHWTTREFEELKACREFASQRLVLLEAGCGVGNCIFPLLEDDRSIFVYACDFSPRAVDFVKQNPLCCPERCCAFQCDLTKDDLRENVPEGSVDVVTLIFVLSAIHPDKMKLAVQNISRVLKPGGIVLFRDYGLYDHAMLRFKAGSKLGDNFYVRQDGTRSYFFSKEFLNQLFEETGFQSVATDYVLRETVNKKEGLCVPRVFLQSKFTKINPSQNS, encoded by the exons ATGGCACTGTCACGGAACGTCCCAAACAAAGAACAAGACGTGGACGTAAAAGACGGAGACGCTCCGCGGGTTCCACGACAAAGCTGCACCTCCACCGCCAGAGTTCTgacccaggaggagctggaccggCTCCGCAGCGACCGGGCTCTGGTGTCCGAATTCAAGCAGGTCAAGCTGGAGAAAGAAGCTCAGAGAAACTGGGATCTATTTTACAAAAGAAACACGACCAACTTCTTCAAGGACAGACACTGGACCACGAGGGAGTTCGAGGAGCTCAAAGCGTGTAGAGAG TTCGCCTCCCAGAGGCTGGTCCTGCTCGAGGCCGGCTGTGGCGTGGGAAACTGCATcttccctctgctggaggacgACCGCAGCATCTTTGTTTACGCCTGCGACTTCTCACCACGAGCCGTTGACTTTGTCAAA CAAAACCCCCTGTGTTGCCCGGAGCGCTGCTGTGCCTTCCAGTGTGATCTAACCAAGGATGATTTGAGGGAGAACGTTCCTGAAGGCAGCGTGGACGTGGTCACTCTCATCTTCGTCCTGTCGGCCATTCATCCGGACAAAATGAAGCTGGCCGTGCAGAACATCAGCAGG GTGCTGAAGCCTGGAGGTATTGTGCTGTTCAGGGACTACGGCCTGTACGATCACGCAATGCTCCGATTTAAAGCTGGAAGCAAGCTCGGAGACAACTTCTACGTTCGCCAAGATGGAACCAGGTCCTACTTCTTTTCTAAAG AGTTCCTGAATCAGCTCTTTGAGGAAACAGGCTTCCAGTCTGTTGCCACTGACTACGTCCTGAGAGAAACAGTCAACAAGAAGGAGGGACTGTGTGTTCCCAGAGTGTTCCTGCAGAGCAAGTTCACCAAGATCAACCCATCACAGAACTCCTGA
- the eaf1 gene encoding ELL-associated factor 1 isoform X1, with the protein MNGSTNPLLDKEEHVLKLGESFEKRPKSSFHTIRYDFKPASIDTSCEGELQVGKGDEVTITLPHIPGSTPPMTVFKGNKRPYQKDCVLIINHDTGEFVLEKLSSSIQVKKTRAEGSSKIQARIEQQSVRSSQASSQFRAPTKPGAGVKTSPSPSKDNPSPEPQLDDIKRAELRAEVDMIEQMSSSGSSSSSDSASASGSGDDSSSDGEHDAPRMSQTSPSRLPVANGGAERQQGNNQLMNTLRNDLQLSESGSDSDDD; encoded by the exons ATGAACGGAAGCACGAATCCGCTGCTGGACAAAGAGGAGCACGTTCTGAAGCTCGGGGAGAGCTTTGAGAAGAGGCCAAAATCTTCCTTTCACACCATCAGAT atgatTTCAAACCAGCATCCATTGATACAAGCTGCGAGGGAGAGCTTCAAGTTGGCAAAGGAGATGAAGTTACCATAACATTACCTCACATTCCG GGCTCCACACCTCCTATGACAGTATTTAAAGGAAACAAGCGGCCGTACCAGAAGGACTGTGTGCTCATTATTAACCACGACACCGGGGAGTTTGTGCTGgagaagctgagcagcagcatccaggTCAAGAAAACCAG GGCTGAGGGAAGCAGTAAGATCCAGGCCCGGATCGAGCAGCAGTCGGTCCGATCCAGCCAGGCCAGCTCACAGTTCAGGGCTCCAACGAAGCCTGGAGCTGGAGTCAAGACTTCTCCATCTCCGTCCAAGGATAACCCATCCCCAGAGCCGCAGCTTGATGACATCAAGAGAG CAGAGCTGCGAGCAGAGGTGGATATGATTgagcagatgagcagcagcggcagcagcagctcttctgACTCGGCCAGCGCCTCAGGGAGCGGCgatgacagcagcagtgacggCGAGCACGACGCCCCACGTATGAGCCAGACCTCCCCCAGCCGCCTTCCTGTGGCCAACGGAGGAGCCGAGCGGCAGCAGGGCAACAATCAGCTCATGAACACACTCC GAAACGACCTTCAGCTTAGTGAGTCTGGCAGCGACAGCGACGACGACTGA